DNA from Pseudomonas putida:
TGGCCTTTTCAGCGGCTTCCTTCAGACGCTGCAGAGCCAGTGGATCGTTCTTCAGGTCCATGCCGGACTCTTTCTTGAACTCGTCGACGAGGTAGTCGATCAGGCGCATGTCGAAGTCTTCGCCACCCAGGAAGGTGTCGCCGTTGGTGGCCAGTACTTCGAACTGGTGCTCACCATCGACTTCGGCGATTTCGATGACCGAAACGTCGAAAGTACCACCACCCAGGTCATAGACGATGACAGTGTGGTCGCCCTTGGCCTTGTCCATGCCGTAGGCCAGTGCAGCGGCGGTCGGCTCGTTGATGATGCGCTTGACGTCCAGACCGGCGATACGACCGGCATCCTTGGTGGCCTGACGCTGGCTGTCGTTGAAGTAGGCCGGCACGGTAATGACCGCTTCGGTCACTGGCTCGCCGAGGTAGTCTTCGGCGGTCTTCTTCATTTTCTTCAGGACTTCGGCGCTGATCTGCGGCGGAGCCATTTCTTTACCGCTGGCTTCGACCCAGGCGTCACCGTTGTTGGCCTTGACGATCTTGTATGGCACCAGCTTGATGTCTTTCTGCACAACGTCTTCTTCGAAGCGACGGCCGATCAGGCGCTTCACCGCGAACAGCGTGTTATGCGGGTTGGTGACGGCCTGGCGCTTGGCCGACTGGCCGACCAGAATCTCGCCATCGTTGGCGTAGGCCACGATCGAAGGGGTGGTACGCGCACCTTCGGCGTTCTCGATGACCTTGACGTTACCGTTTTCCAGGATGGAGACGCACGAGTTGGTGGTCCCCAGGTCGATACCGATGATTTTGCCCATGTTTACTCTCCCGAAACTTGAATTTGGTTGCAGCGGCTACATTGGCCAACTGCGGTAATACTTGAATGCTTGACACCTAGATGGGGATGCCCGGAAGGATTTCAAGCCTTTTCATCAATCGACGGCTGGGGGGCCGCCGGCGCCTTGCTCACCACCACCATCGCGGGGCGCAGCAGGCGACCGTTGAGCAGATAGCCCTTCTGGAAAACCTTGAGCACGCTGTTCGGCTCGACTTCGGCACTCTCCTGCATGGCCATGGCCTGGTGATGCTCGGCGTTGAACGGTTCGCCGTGCGGGTCGACTGGCTCGAGGTTGTAGCGCTTGAGGGTGTCGTGGAACATCTTCAGAGTCAGCTCGATGCCTTCGCGCATCGGCTTGATGGTCTCGTCGTCGGCACTGGACAGCTCCAGACCACGCTCCAGACTGTCAATCACCGGCAGCAGGTCGCCAGCGAACTTCTCCAGGGCAAACTTGTGGGCCTTCTCGACATCCTGCTCGGCGCGACGGCGGATGTTCTGCAGATCGGCGGCAGCACGCAGGGACTGATCCTTGGCGGCAGCCAGCTGCTCCTCGAGCACTTGGACGCGAGCACCGAGATCCTCTGCACCAGCCTCTTCGGCGTTAAGGTTCTTCTCATCCAGCTGTTCGTCAGCCATTAGGTTTCTCCTCCGCAATTTCTGATGTGCGAGCGCAGGCTCGTCTTGTCTTGCCGGCTATATGGGGCCGGAAAAACCAGCTTCAAGGGCCTGCTCGGTTTTCCCCTGACAATACTGATCGCCAGGCGGGCATTGTCAGCCTGGCAAAAAGCACTGTATAAATAACCAGACACGACCCTTCGGGAGCCGCCCTCATGCTGGTGCACCTGTCCATTCACAACTACGCCATCGTCGAACACCTCGACCTCGAACTTGCTCGCGGCATGAGCGTGATCACTGGCGAGACCGGCGCCGGCAAATCGATCATGCTAGACGCCCTCGGCCTGGCCCTGGGCGATCGCGCCGACAGCGGCGTGGTACGCCCCGGCGCGGACAAGGCGAACATCCTCGCCACCTTCGATCTTGACGAGATCCCCGAGGCCCGCACCTGGCTCGCCGAGCGCGACCTGGACACCACCGGCCCGTGCATCCTACGCAGGGTCATCACCGCCGAAGGGCGAAGCCGCGGCTATATCAATGGCACGCCTTCTCCTCTGGGGGACCTCAAAGCACTGGGCGAGCTGCTGATCGATATCCACAGCCAGCACGAACATCAGTCCCTGCTCAAGACCGATACCCACCGCCGCCTTGTGGACGAGTATGCGGGTGTCATCGATCTGGCCCGCCAGGTACACCTGGCCGCCCAACGCTGGCGTCAGACCCGCCAGGAGTTGGAGCGCCTGTCCAACTCCGGTGACGAGCAACGCGCTCGCCACCAACTGCTCAGTTATCAACTCGAAGAGCTGGACAACCTTGGTCTTGGCGAAAACGAACTGGAGCAGCTGGAGCAGGAACACAAAAACCTGACCAACGCCGAGGCCCTGTTCGGCATCTGTCGCCAGGTCATCGACCATTGCAGCGAAAGCGATTCGGGCAATGTACTCAGCGCACTGACCGCCAGCCTTAATCGCCTGACCGCCGTGAGCAATGCGCCCAAGGCCTTGGGCGAGGCGGCCAACCTGATCGCCAGCGCACAGATCCAGGTCGAGGAAGCCGTGGGCGAACTCAACCGCTTCCTCGATCACTTCGATGCCGACCCCATGCGCCTGCAAGCCCTGGAAGAACGCCTCGATACCATCTATACGCTGGCCCGCAAGCACCGCGTGCACCCAACCGAGCTGCCACATCTGCAACAGCGCCTGATGGACGAGCTGGAAGGGCTCAACGCCAGCGACGAATCGATCGAACGCCTGGGCCAGGAACTGGCCGCCTATGCCCAGCATTACCAGGCCAAAGCCCTTGAGCTCAGCGCCCTGCGCCAGCAGGCAGCCCAGCAGCTTGCCACGGCCGTCGAGCAGGAGATCCAGCGCCTGGGCATGCCAGGCGGGCGTTTCTGCATCGAGCTCACGCCCCATGAAAGCAACGAGCCTTCGCCCCACGGCCTAGAGGTGGTCGAGCTGCTGGTCAGCGCCAACCCGGGCCAGCCGCTCAAGGGCCTGGCAAAAGTGGCGTCGGGGGGCGAGCTGTCACGGATAAGCTTGGCGATCCAGGTGATCACCGCACAGACCTCGCGCATTCCCACCCTGGTGTTCGACGAAGTGGACGTCGGTATCGGCGGCCCTACTGCCGAAATTGTCGGCCAGCTATTACGTCGGCTGGGCGAGCGCGGCCAGGTACTGACCGTGACCCACCTCCCTCAGGTAGCTGCCCAGGGGCATCATCATCTGTTCGTGCACAAGGTGCGCAACAGCGAAACCACCCACACCGCCGTTGCCAAGCTGGGCAAGCGCGAGCGGGTCGAGGAGGTTGCGCGCATGCTAGGCGGCATCGACCTCACCAAAGAGTCGCTGGCCCATGCGCGCAAGATGGTAGTCACAGGGAAAGCCTGAGCACCTCTCGAGATCGAAGGCCAATCCAGCCCTGCGTAGCAACTATCTTGTCCTGCGGCGCCCTTTTCGCGGGTCTACCCATGTATCACGCCGACACTTGGCGCTCGATGAGCCGAAAAACAAAAGGCGACCCGAAGGTCGCCTTTGTTTTGATAACGATAGAATCGTTACTTTTTCTTACGCACGTAGAGGACCAGGTTGTGGTCCACCAGTTCGTAGCCGTGTTGGGCAACGATCTCTTTCTGGCGCTTTTCGATCTCGGTATCCACGAACTCGATGACTTCACCAGAGTCCACATTGACCATATGGTCGTGGTGACCGCCGTCAGCCAGCTCGAAGACCGCATGACCGCCGTCGAAGTTGTGGCGAACCACCAGACCCGCCGCTTCGAACTGGGTCAGTACGCGATACACGGTTGCCAGACCGACATCTTCACCGGCTTCCATTAGCGCCTTGTAGACATCTTCGGCACTCATGTGGCGCTGCTCGGTGGAGTCGAGCATCTGTAGAATCTTGACTCGAGGCAGGGTCACCTTGAGACCGGCTTTGCGCAATTCGCTATTTTCAACCATGGTCAGCTTTCTCGCCGATGCTGCTTCGCAGCTTCTCTTAATACGGGTATGATCGGGGTTTACGTTGTCCAGCCAAGATAGTGGAAGTCGCCCACCGATGCAAAACACCAAGCTCTTGCTAACCAGCCTCACCCTCGTGGGACTGCTCGCACTCGCCGGTTGCTCGTTTCCCGGGGTTTACAAAATCGACATCCAGCAGGGCAATGTCGTTACGCAGGACATGATAGACCAATTGCGCCCCGGAATGACCCGTCGCCAAGTAAGGTTTATCATGGGCAACCCACTGATTCAGGACACGTTCAACACCAATCGCTGGGATTACCTCTACAGCCTGCAACCTGGCGGCGGCCAGCGTCAGCAAGAGCGCATGAGCATCTTCTTCAATGAGAGCGATCAGTTGGTCAGCCTGTCCGGCGACTTCATGCCAGGCGTGAGCCGCGACCAGGAAATCCTTGGCGGCAGCGGCGACACCACCGTCAGCCCAGCCACTCAACCGAACCAGCCAAGCCAACCGGAAGAAAAACCGGCCAAGCCCGGCTCACTGGAAGAGTCGATCCAGAAAGAAATCGACACCATCGAGACCACGCCGGTCCCGACGCCAGCACCGCTGGAAACCTCCCCGCAGTAATCGCGGCGAACACAAAAAAGCCCGGGCCATGCCTGGGCTTTTTATTGCCTGTCCGATTTAACGGCCACGTGCGCCCCCTACACGCATCAGGCTTACCCCTGCCGGGCAGCTCTCACCTTGGCAGCGCGCTGCTTGCGCACTTCTTTCGGATCCACCAGCAACGGCCGGTAGACCTCCAAGCGGTCCCCCTCCTCGACCTGATGCACTAGCGGATCACTGACCACCTTGCCGAAGATCCCCACCGGGCAAGCCTCAACGTCCAACCCCGGCACGTGCTCGGCGAGCCGAGAGCGGAGCAACGCCTGGCGCACGGTCGCGCCTGCGGGCACAACGCATGTCAGCAGCCACTGACGCTCGGCAGTGGCGTATACCACTTCGATATTCAGGCCTGCCTCAGCCATTGAGTTGCTTGGCCCGCTGACAGAACGCATCGACCAAGGTATTGGCCGCCTGGTTGAACAAGGGGCCAAGGGTGGCGCGCACCAGCGGGCCGGCGTAGTCGAAGGACAGGTCAAGGCTGATCTTGCAGGCTTTTTCGCCCAGCGCCTTGAACACCCAGAGACCGTGCAACTGGGTGAATGGCCCTTCTTCCAGATTCATCTCGATCGACTGCCCAGGCACCAGCACATTACGCGTGACGAACTGCTGACTCATGCCGCCCTTGGCCACCTCCAGCTTCGCCCGCATGTGCGTGTCGCTGGCTTCGATCACGGTCGAAGCCGAGCACCACGGCAGGAACTTCGGGTAGCTGGCCACATCGTTCACCAGATCGTAGAGCGCCTGGGCAGGGTACGGCAGCAGGGCAGAGCGTTGAATATGGGTAGTCATCCAGGCGTCACTTCCAAGGCAGGGCGGCAGCGCTTTCTCAGCACGTCGAAAACAGTTCCGCTCAAGGGAACAGGCTCTGCATTGTCCGGGATTCATCCTACAGGCTCAAGCACACCTAAACCCCGTAGCCGCCGACGCAGCGACTGCCTATAATGCGGCCCCTATGGCTAAGCAAAAGAAACATCCGACCGGGACCATCGCGCAAAACAAAAAAGCGCGACACGATTACTTCATCGAACATAAGTTCGAGGCCGGACTGGTCCTGTCCGGTTGGGAAGTAAAGAGCCTGCGGGCCGGCAAGGCGCACCTGACCGACAGCTACGTGCTGCTCAAGGATGGCGAAGCCTGGCTGTTCGGCAGCCACATCACCCCGCTGACCACCGCCAGCACCCACGTCATCGCCGACCCCACTCGCACACGCAAGCTGCTGCTGAACAAGCGTGAGCTCGAGCGCGTGGAAGCTGCCGTGGCACAGAAGGGCTACACCTGTGTGGCCCTCTCGCTGTACTGGAGCAAGCACCTGATCAAGTGCGAAATCGCGCTGGGCAAGGGCAAGAAGGAGTACGACAAGCGCGACACCCTGCGCGAGCGCGACTCCAACCGCGAGATCCAGCGCACGATGCGCAACAAGGGCAAGGGCGAGTAAGCCCTCCCGGCCTTGTGCAGGCCGCTTCGCGGGTAAACCCACTCC
Protein-coding regions in this window:
- a CDS encoding type II toxin-antitoxin system RatA family toxin, giving the protein MTTHIQRSALLPYPAQALYDLVNDVASYPKFLPWCSASTVIEASDTHMRAKLEVAKGGMSQQFVTRNVLVPGQSIEMNLEEGPFTQLHGLWVFKALGEKACKISLDLSFDYAGPLVRATLGPLFNQAANTLVDAFCQRAKQLNG
- a CDS encoding RnfH family protein; translated protein: MAEAGLNIEVVYATAERQWLLTCVVPAGATVRQALLRSRLAEHVPGLDVEACPVGIFGKVVSDPLVHQVEEGDRLEVYRPLLVDPKEVRKQRAAKVRAARQG
- a CDS encoding outer membrane protein assembly factor BamE, producing MQNTKLLLTSLTLVGLLALAGCSFPGVYKIDIQQGNVVTQDMIDQLRPGMTRRQVRFIMGNPLIQDTFNTNRWDYLYSLQPGGGQRQQERMSIFFNESDQLVSLSGDFMPGVSRDQEILGGSGDTTVSPATQPNQPSQPEEKPAKPGSLEESIQKEIDTIETTPVPTPAPLETSPQ
- the smpB gene encoding SsrA-binding protein SmpB, with product MAKQKKHPTGTIAQNKKARHDYFIEHKFEAGLVLSGWEVKSLRAGKAHLTDSYVLLKDGEAWLFGSHITPLTTASTHVIADPTRTRKLLLNKRELERVEAAVAQKGYTCVALSLYWSKHLIKCEIALGKGKKEYDKRDTLRERDSNREIQRTMRNKGKGE
- the fur gene encoding ferric iron uptake transcriptional regulator, which codes for MVENSELRKAGLKVTLPRVKILQMLDSTEQRHMSAEDVYKALMEAGEDVGLATVYRVLTQFEAAGLVVRHNFDGGHAVFELADGGHHDHMVNVDSGEVIEFVDTEIEKRQKEIVAQHGYELVDHNLVLYVRKKK
- the recN gene encoding DNA repair protein RecN, with product MLVHLSIHNYAIVEHLDLELARGMSVITGETGAGKSIMLDALGLALGDRADSGVVRPGADKANILATFDLDEIPEARTWLAERDLDTTGPCILRRVITAEGRSRGYINGTPSPLGDLKALGELLIDIHSQHEHQSLLKTDTHRRLVDEYAGVIDLARQVHLAAQRWRQTRQELERLSNSGDEQRARHQLLSYQLEELDNLGLGENELEQLEQEHKNLTNAEALFGICRQVIDHCSESDSGNVLSALTASLNRLTAVSNAPKALGEAANLIASAQIQVEEAVGELNRFLDHFDADPMRLQALEERLDTIYTLARKHRVHPTELPHLQQRLMDELEGLNASDESIERLGQELAAYAQHYQAKALELSALRQQAAQQLATAVEQEIQRLGMPGGRFCIELTPHESNEPSPHGLEVVELLVSANPGQPLKGLAKVASGGELSRISLAIQVITAQTSRIPTLVFDEVDVGIGGPTAEIVGQLLRRLGERGQVLTVTHLPQVAAQGHHHLFVHKVRNSETTHTAVAKLGKRERVEEVARMLGGIDLTKESLAHARKMVVTGKA
- the grpE gene encoding nucleotide exchange factor GrpE; amino-acid sequence: MADEQLDEKNLNAEEAGAEDLGARVQVLEEQLAAAKDQSLRAAADLQNIRRRAEQDVEKAHKFALEKFAGDLLPVIDSLERGLELSSADDETIKPMREGIELTLKMFHDTLKRYNLEPVDPHGEPFNAEHHQAMAMQESAEVEPNSVLKVFQKGYLLNGRLLRPAMVVVSKAPAAPQPSIDEKA